In the genome of Pseudomonadota bacterium, one region contains:
- a CDS encoding nucleotidyltransferase family protein, with protein MKAMIFAAGIGARLKELTHDTPKCLMTIGGVPMLERVIERLKSAGVRAVAINVHHHAKQVIEFVESKGRFGLEVLFSEEPQLLDTGGGLKKVREFFASESAFLIHNSDVYSTIDLAGLLASHRERQAIGTLAVMRRESSRGVFIDRDCHIIGWSGEGLSAPNQGELLGFCGISVASSELFNYMGDENIFSIIKPYLAAARATKRVFGTLVYNAEWVDIGTAEQLKALQSRLGD; from the coding sequence GCCATGATCTTTGCAGCCGGCATAGGCGCACGGCTTAAAGAGCTTACGCACGACACCCCAAAATGCCTTATGACTATCGGCGGCGTGCCGATGCTAGAGCGTGTTATTGAGCGACTTAAATCGGCTGGCGTTAGGGCAGTTGCGATTAATGTGCACCACCACGCCAAACAGGTAATTGAGTTCGTTGAGTCTAAGGGGCGTTTTGGGCTAGAGGTGCTTTTTTCTGAGGAGCCGCAACTGCTAGATACCGGAGGGGGTCTTAAAAAGGTGCGTGAGTTCTTCGCTTCAGAGAGCGCCTTTTTAATTCACAACTCAGACGTATACTCAACTATCGACCTGGCAGGGCTGCTTGCATCTCACAGGGAGCGCCAAGCGATCGGAACCCTGGCTGTTATGCGCCGCGAATCTAGTCGCGGGGTGTTTATCGACCGAGATTGTCATATAATCGGCTGGAGCGGAGAGGGTCTGAGCGCCCCTAATCAGGGCGAGCTGCTTGGGTTCTGTGGTATCAGCGTTGCCTCTAGTGAGCTCTTTAATTACATGGGGGACGAAAACATTTTCTCTATTATAAAGCCCTATCTCGCCGCCGCTCGCGCTACAAAGCGGGTTTTCGGCACCCTAGTTTACAATGCAGAGTGGGTTGATATCGGAACTGCGGAGCAATTAAAAGCTCTTCAGTCACGCCTTGGGGACTGA